In the Pseudomonas orientalis genome, one interval contains:
- a CDS encoding peptide ABC transporter ATP-binding protein produces MAVVLTARDLTRHYEVSRGLFKGHATVRALNGVSFELEAGKTLAVVGESGCGKSTLARALTLIEEPSSGSLKIAGQEVAGADKAQRKQLRKDVQMVFQSPYASLNPRQKVGDQLGEPLLINTNLSAAERREKVQAMMKQVGLRPEHYQRYPHMFSGGQRQRIALARAMMLQPKVLVADEPTSALDVSIQAQVLNLFMDLQQEFNTAYVFISHNLAVVQHVADDVMVMYLGRPVEVGPKEDIYARPLHPYTQALLSATPTIHPDPNKPKIKIVGELPNPLNPPPGCAFHKRCPYATARCSTEEPLLRPLDNRQVACHYAEQFVA; encoded by the coding sequence ATGGCCGTCGTTCTTACCGCCCGCGACCTGACCCGTCATTACGAAGTGTCCCGTGGCCTGTTCAAGGGCCACGCCACGGTGCGCGCCCTTAATGGTGTGTCCTTCGAACTGGAAGCCGGCAAGACCCTCGCCGTAGTGGGCGAATCGGGTTGCGGCAAATCCACCCTGGCCCGCGCCCTCACGCTGATCGAGGAACCGTCTTCGGGCTCGCTTAAAATCGCCGGCCAGGAAGTGGCCGGTGCCGACAAGGCCCAGCGCAAGCAATTGCGCAAAGACGTGCAGATGGTGTTCCAGAGCCCGTACGCCTCGTTGAACCCACGCCAGAAGGTCGGTGATCAACTCGGCGAGCCGCTGTTGATCAACACCAACCTGTCCGCCGCCGAACGCCGCGAAAAAGTGCAGGCGATGATGAAGCAAGTGGGCCTGCGCCCCGAGCATTATCAGCGCTACCCGCACATGTTCTCCGGCGGCCAGCGCCAGCGTATCGCCCTGGCCCGGGCGATGATGCTGCAACCCAAAGTGCTGGTGGCCGATGAACCGACCTCGGCGCTGGACGTGTCGATCCAGGCCCAGGTGCTCAACCTGTTCATGGACCTGCAGCAGGAATTCAACACCGCCTACGTGTTCATCTCCCACAACCTGGCGGTGGTGCAACACGTCGCCGACGACGTGATGGTGATGTACCTCGGCCGCCCGGTGGAAGTGGGCCCCAAGGAAGACATCTACGCCCGCCCGCTGCACCCGTACACCCAGGCGCTGCTGTCGGCCACCCCGACCATCCACCCGGACCCGAACAAGCCGAAGATCAAGATCGTCGGCGAGCTGCCCAACCCGCTGAACCCGCCGCCTGGCTGCGCGTTCCACAAGCGCTGCCCGTATGCGACGGCGCGCTGCAGCACCGAGGAGCCGCTGTTGCGGCCGTTGGATAACCGCCAAGTGGCTTGCCACTACGCGGAGCAGTTCGTCGCCTGA
- a CDS encoding ABC transporter ATP-binding protein: MSLLEIKNLNVRFGDKTAVPVVDGLDISVDKGEVLAIVGESGSGKSVTMMALMGLIEHPGIVTADALNFDGKDMLKLSNRQRRQIVGKDLAMVFQDPMTALNPSYTVGFQIEEVLRLHLKMSGKQARKRAIELLEKVEIPGAASRMDAYPHQLSGGMSQRVAIAMAIAGEPKLLIADEPTTALDVTIQAQIMELLLALQKEQNMGLVLITHDLAVVAETAQRVCVMYAGQAVEVGQVPQLFDIPAHPYSEALLKAIPEHSLGATRLATLPGIVPGRYDRPQGCLLSPRCPYVRDNCRAERPALDPKTNSLARCFYPLNQEVA, encoded by the coding sequence ATGTCACTGTTAGAAATCAAGAATCTCAACGTGCGCTTCGGCGACAAGACCGCCGTGCCGGTGGTCGATGGCCTCGACATTTCGGTCGACAAAGGCGAAGTCCTGGCGATCGTTGGCGAGTCGGGCTCGGGTAAATCCGTGACCATGATGGCGCTGATGGGCCTGATCGAGCACCCCGGCATCGTCACCGCCGACGCGCTGAACTTCGACGGCAAGGACATGCTCAAGCTGAGCAACCGTCAGCGCCGCCAGATCGTCGGCAAAGACTTGGCGATGGTGTTCCAGGACCCGATGACCGCGCTGAACCCCAGCTATACCGTAGGCTTCCAGATTGAAGAAGTGCTGCGCCTGCACCTGAAAATGTCCGGCAAGCAAGCGCGCAAGCGCGCCATCGAGTTGCTGGAAAAAGTGGAGATCCCGGGCGCTGCCAGCCGTATGGATGCCTACCCGCACCAACTGTCCGGCGGTATGAGCCAGCGTGTGGCAATCGCCATGGCGATTGCCGGCGAGCCGAAGCTGCTGATCGCCGACGAACCGACCACCGCCCTGGACGTGACCATCCAGGCGCAGATCATGGAACTGCTGCTGGCCCTGCAGAAAGAACAGAACATGGGCCTGGTGCTGATCACCCACGACCTGGCGGTGGTGGCTGAAACCGCCCAGCGCGTCTGCGTGATGTACGCGGGCCAGGCCGTGGAAGTCGGCCAGGTGCCGCAACTGTTCGACATTCCGGCGCATCCTTACAGCGAAGCATTGCTCAAGGCGATTCCGGAGCACAGCCTGGGCGCCACGCGGCTGGCCACGCTGCCCGGCATCGTGCCCGGCCGTTATGACCGTCCGCAGGGTTGCCTGCTGTCGCCGCGTTGCCCGTATGTACGCGACAACTGCCGCGCCGAGCGCCCGGCCCTTGATCCGAAAACCAACAGCCTGGCGCGCTGCTTCTACCCCTTGAACCAGGAGGTGGCGTAA
- a CDS encoding ABC transporter permease subunit has translation MTTSTPVSAVDQSLLYPSPYKEFWQAFSKNKGAVAGLLFMLLIVFCAIFAPWVAPHNPSEQYRDFLLTPPSWLEGGQIQFLLGTDELGRDLLSRLIQGSRLSLLIGLSSVVMSLIPGILLGLFAGFFPRLLGPTIMRLMDIMLALPSLLLAVAIVAILGPGLINTVIAIAIVSLPSYVRLTRAAVMGELNRDYVTAARLAGAGLPRLMFITVLPNCMAPLIVQATLSFSSAILDAAALGFLGLGVQPPTPEWGTMLASARDYIERAWWVVSLPGLTILLSVLAINLMGDGLRDALDPKLKNAA, from the coding sequence ATGACTACCTCTACTCCAGTGTCAGCAGTCGATCAGAGCCTGCTGTACCCGTCCCCGTACAAAGAATTCTGGCAAGCCTTCTCCAAGAACAAAGGCGCGGTTGCCGGGCTGCTGTTCATGCTGCTGATCGTGTTCTGCGCGATCTTCGCGCCCTGGGTTGCACCGCATAACCCGAGCGAGCAGTACCGCGACTTCCTGCTCACCCCGCCGTCCTGGCTCGAGGGCGGGCAGATCCAGTTCCTGCTCGGCACCGACGAACTGGGCCGTGACCTGCTCTCACGCCTGATCCAGGGTTCGCGCCTGTCGCTGTTGATCGGCTTGTCGTCGGTGGTGATGTCGCTGATCCCGGGCATCCTGCTGGGCCTGTTCGCCGGGTTCTTCCCGCGTCTGCTCGGCCCGACCATCATGCGTTTGATGGACATCATGCTGGCCCTGCCTTCACTGCTGCTGGCCGTGGCGATTGTCGCCATCCTCGGCCCTGGCCTGATCAATACCGTGATCGCGATCGCCATCGTGTCGCTGCCGTCCTACGTGCGCCTGACCCGCGCTGCGGTGATGGGCGAACTGAATCGTGACTACGTGACCGCCGCCCGCCTTGCCGGCGCCGGGTTGCCGCGCCTGATGTTCATCACCGTGCTGCCTAATTGCATGGCGCCGCTGATCGTACAGGCGACCCTGAGCTTTTCCTCGGCGATCCTCGATGCCGCGGCCCTGGGTTTCCTTGGCCTTGGCGTCCAACCGCCAACGCCTGAGTGGGGCACCATGCTGGCTTCGGCCCGTGACTACATCGAACGCGCCTGGTGGGTCGTGAGCCTGCCTGGCTTGACCATTTTGCTCAGCGTGCTGGCAATCAACTTGATGGGTGACGGCCTGCGCGACGCGCTGGACCCGAAACTCAAGAACGCCGCCTGA
- a CDS encoding ABC transporter permease subunit — protein sequence MFSFIARRLGLLIPTFFGITLLTFALIRMIPGDPVEVMMGERRVDPEMHAQAMERLGLNKPLYAQYLDYVGKLAQGDLGESLRTRTSVWTEFTALFPATLELSMAALLFAGILGLLAGVIAALKRGSLFDHGVMGISLAGYSMPIFWWGLILIMFFSVSLGWTPVSGRIDLLYDIEPRTGFMLIDTLLADEPDAFWDALHHLILPAIVLGTIPLAVIARMTRSSMLEVLREDYIRTAKAKGLSPARVVFVHGLRNALIPVLTVVGLQVGTLLAGAVLTETIFSWPGIGKWLIEAIGARDYPVVQNGILLIACLVILVNFVVDILYGFANPRIRHQR from the coding sequence ATGTTTAGTTTTATTGCCCGCCGACTGGGGTTATTGATCCCCACGTTCTTCGGCATCACGTTGCTGACCTTTGCGTTGATTCGCATGATTCCAGGCGACCCCGTAGAAGTCATGATGGGCGAGCGGCGGGTTGACCCCGAAATGCATGCCCAGGCAATGGAACGCCTTGGCTTGAACAAGCCGTTGTATGCGCAATACCTGGACTACGTGGGCAAACTTGCCCAGGGCGACCTTGGCGAATCCCTGCGCACCCGCACCAGCGTGTGGACCGAGTTCACCGCACTCTTTCCGGCGACCCTGGAACTGTCCATGGCCGCCCTGCTGTTCGCCGGTATCCTGGGCCTGCTGGCCGGGGTGATCGCGGCACTCAAACGAGGGTCGCTGTTTGACCACGGGGTGATGGGCATCTCCCTGGCGGGCTATTCGATGCCGATCTTCTGGTGGGGCCTGATCCTGATCATGTTCTTCTCGGTGAGCCTGGGCTGGACCCCGGTTTCCGGGCGTATCGACCTGCTCTACGACATCGAGCCGCGCACCGGCTTCATGCTCATCGACACGCTGCTGGCCGACGAGCCGGACGCGTTCTGGGACGCACTGCACCACCTGATCCTGCCGGCCATCGTACTGGGCACCATCCCGCTGGCGGTGATCGCGCGGATGACCCGCTCGTCGATGCTCGAAGTGCTGCGTGAGGACTACATCCGCACCGCCAAGGCCAAGGGCCTCTCGCCGGCGCGCGTGGTGTTCGTGCACGGCCTGCGTAACGCGCTGATTCCGGTGCTGACCGTGGTCGGCCTGCAAGTCGGCACGCTGCTGGCCGGTGCGGTACTGACCGAAACCATCTTCTCGTGGCCCGGCATCGGCAAATGGCTGATCGAGGCCATTGGCGCGCGGGACTACCCGGTGGTGCAGAACGGCATTCTGCTGATCGCCTGCCTGGTGATCCTGGTGAACTTCGTGGTGGACATCCTCTACGGCTTCGCCAACCCACGCATCCGTCACCAGCGCTGA
- a CDS encoding ABC transporter substrate-binding protein, translating to MKMLPLQAAMAAALLSVAIGVSAKPLVVCTEASPEGFDPVLYTTAVTADAAAETMFNRLVDFKPGTTEVVPALAKDLPEISADGLTYTFHLRDDIKFHTTDYFKPTRNLNADDVLWSFQRQLDPNHPWHKKSNVGYPYFESMGFKELLKSVEKTDDHTVVFTLTRPEAPFLADLAMAFSSIHSAEYADQLLKSGKTDDLNAKPIGTGPFIFMRYAKDAQVRFKANPEYFRGKPPADPLILAITTDNNVRLQKLKANECQIALYPKPDDVPSVKADPNLKVDELAAMTTSYTALNTTHKYMSDARVRHAINIAFDKAGYTDALYGKGNAVVGTGPYPPTLLGFNDKIKNPPRDLDKARALLKEAGVPEGTEFTLFTRNGGGPTNPNPMLGAQRMQADLAQIGLKVNIKVMEWGEMLKRAKAGEHDMVSAGWAGDNGDPDNFLTPNLSCDAAKNGENYARWCNKEFQDLIDKARADAEPAERAALYEQALDVFEKDQPWIPMAYPKMFTAMRKNVEGYTQSPLTTNNFATTQVK from the coding sequence ATGAAAATGCTCCCGCTACAAGCTGCCATGGCCGCTGCGCTGCTCAGCGTGGCGATCGGCGTTTCGGCCAAACCGCTGGTGGTCTGCACCGAAGCCAGCCCGGAGGGTTTTGACCCGGTCCTGTACACCACCGCCGTGACCGCTGACGCCGCCGCCGAAACCATGTTCAACCGCCTGGTGGATTTCAAGCCCGGCACCACCGAAGTGGTTCCGGCGTTAGCCAAGGACCTGCCGGAAATCAGCGCCGATGGCCTGACCTACACGTTCCACCTGCGTGACGATATCAAGTTCCACACCACCGACTATTTCAAACCCACGCGCAACCTGAACGCCGACGACGTGCTTTGGAGCTTCCAGCGCCAGCTGGACCCGAATCACCCGTGGCATAAAAAGTCCAACGTGGGCTACCCGTATTTCGAAAGCATGGGCTTCAAGGAACTGCTCAAGAGCGTAGAGAAGACCGATGATCACACCGTCGTCTTTACCCTGACCCGTCCTGAAGCACCGTTCCTGGCCGACCTGGCCATGGCGTTTTCCTCGATCCACTCCGCCGAATACGCCGACCAGTTGCTCAAGTCCGGCAAGACCGATGACCTCAACGCCAAGCCGATCGGCACCGGGCCGTTCATCTTCATGCGCTATGCCAAAGACGCCCAGGTGCGCTTCAAGGCCAACCCGGAGTACTTCCGTGGCAAGCCACCGGCCGATCCGCTGATCCTGGCAATTACCACCGACAACAACGTGCGCCTGCAGAAGCTCAAGGCCAACGAGTGCCAGATCGCGCTGTATCCCAAGCCCGACGATGTGCCGAGCGTCAAGGCCGACCCGAATCTGAAAGTGGATGAACTGGCGGCGATGACCACCAGTTACACCGCCCTGAACACCACTCACAAGTACATGAGTGATGCGCGGGTGCGCCACGCGATCAACATTGCGTTCGACAAGGCCGGCTACACCGACGCCCTATACGGCAAAGGCAACGCAGTCGTCGGCACTGGCCCGTATCCACCGACCTTGCTGGGCTTCAATGACAAGATCAAGAACCCGCCCCGCGACCTGGACAAGGCCCGCGCCCTGCTCAAGGAAGCCGGCGTACCGGAAGGCACCGAGTTCACCTTGTTCACCCGTAACGGCGGTGGTCCGACCAACCCCAACCCAATGCTCGGCGCCCAGCGTATGCAGGCGGATCTGGCGCAGATTGGCCTGAAGGTCAATATCAAGGTCATGGAATGGGGCGAAATGCTCAAGCGCGCCAAAGCCGGCGAACACGACATGGTTTCCGCCGGCTGGGCCGGGGACAACGGGGACCCGGATAACTTCCTCACGCCAAACCTGAGTTGCGATGCGGCGAAAAACGGCGAAAACTACGCCCGCTGGTGTAACAAAGAATTTCAAGACTTGATCGATAAGGCCCGCGCTGACGCTGAACCCGCCGAGCGCGCTGCACTCTATGAACAAGCTCTGGATGTGTTTGAAAAGGATCAGCCGTGGATTCCAATGGCTTACCCGAAAATGTTTACTGCCATGCGCAAGAACGTCGAGGGTTATACCCAAAGTCCTCTGACGACCAATAACTTCGCCACCACCCAGGTGAAGTAA
- a CDS encoding OprD family outer membrane porin, protein MKLSSKALLALAISSITATAYAEIQSQDFVPTTLAGTSAQSEAKGFIEDFSLGGTTRNWYSHESKYRGGTFSYQKHGQTLTDRNRTNWVQGTILNASSGFTQGTVGVKTEVAVYNALVLDRSKRDIKGGSNRTLADSNGDAVDQWSKLGLANVQFRVSNTTLTAGRQNFSSGIVDTIGNRALPSSFQGVSFNSEEFSNLSFQGGVFDRVSPRSEQSLSKFRSEYGNGAETDKVSTLGVNYQPLKSLKTSFFAANVKDFWNQYYFGATHELGDAQQLGLTTGFNYYKTVDEGKKEMGEIDNDTFSLSLGLTHQAHSLTFGYQQVNGNEYFDYLHETNGIYLANSLTSDFNGPNEKSFQIAYAINMAEYGVPGLKFNAYSARGWGIDGTHYTGNNGRAKFAYDGIQSQDGEKHQEYGVGASYALQSGPLKATTVRATYVEHRGSEFQSDGSIKEFRLVTTIPFNIL, encoded by the coding sequence ATGAAACTGAGCAGCAAAGCGCTTCTGGCCCTGGCCATCAGCAGCATCACGGCCACCGCCTACGCTGAAATCCAGAGCCAGGACTTCGTTCCTACCACTCTGGCCGGCACCAGCGCCCAAAGCGAGGCCAAAGGCTTCATCGAAGATTTCAGCCTGGGCGGCACCACGCGTAACTGGTACTCCCATGAAAGCAAATACCGTGGGGGCACCTTCTCGTACCAGAAGCACGGCCAGACCCTGACCGACCGCAACCGTACCAACTGGGTGCAGGGCACCATCCTCAACGCCAGCTCGGGTTTCACCCAGGGCACTGTCGGCGTCAAGACCGAAGTGGCGGTGTACAACGCGCTGGTCCTGGACCGCAGCAAGCGTGATATCAAGGGCGGCTCCAACCGCACCCTGGCCGACTCCAACGGTGATGCCGTAGACCAGTGGAGCAAACTGGGCCTGGCCAACGTGCAGTTCCGCGTATCCAACACTACGCTGACTGCCGGTCGCCAGAACTTCAGCAGCGGTATCGTCGATACCATCGGCAACCGTGCGCTGCCCTCAAGCTTCCAGGGTGTGAGCTTCAACAGCGAAGAATTCAGCAACCTGTCGTTCCAGGGCGGCGTGTTTGACCGCGTTTCCCCGCGTAGCGAGCAGAGCCTGTCGAAATTCCGCAGCGAATACGGCAATGGTGCGGAAACCGACAAAGTGTCGACCCTGGGTGTGAACTACCAGCCGCTGAAAAGCCTGAAGACCAGCTTCTTCGCCGCCAACGTGAAGGACTTCTGGAACCAGTACTACTTCGGCGCCACCCACGAACTGGGCGACGCTCAGCAACTGGGCCTGACCACCGGCTTCAACTACTACAAGACGGTCGATGAAGGCAAAAAAGAGATGGGGGAAATCGACAACGATACCTTCTCCCTGTCCCTGGGACTGACTCACCAGGCACACAGCCTGACCTTCGGCTACCAGCAGGTGAACGGTAACGAGTACTTCGACTACCTGCACGAAACCAACGGCATCTACCTGGCCAACTCCCTGACGTCCGACTTCAACGGCCCGAACGAGAAATCGTTCCAGATCGCCTACGCCATCAACATGGCCGAATACGGCGTGCCAGGCCTGAAGTTCAACGCCTACTCGGCCCGCGGCTGGGGCATCGACGGTACCCACTACACCGGCAACAATGGTCGCGCCAAGTTCGCCTACGACGGCATTCAGTCCCAGGACGGCGAGAAGCACCAGGAATACGGTGTAGGCGCCTCTTACGCCCTGCAAAGCGGCCCGCTCAAAGCCACTACCGTGCGCGCAACCTATGTTGAGCACCGTGGCAGCGAGTTCCAGTCCGACGGCAGCATCAAAGAGTTCCGTCTGGTCACCACCATCCCGTTCAACATTCTTTAA